From the Streptomyces nigrescens genome, one window contains:
- a CDS encoding FAD binding domain-containing protein, with product MTTHAPHASHTVTLPASLDEAVAALTAMPAAVPVAGGTDLMAAVNAGLLRPAALVGLGRISEIRGWQYLDGHALLGAGLTLARMGRPDFAALIPGLAAAARAAGPPQVRNAGTLGGNIVTSAPTGDTLPVLAALEATVIIAGPGGSRREIPVSHLLAGREMLSPGELVGFVRVPLLHAPQTFLKATGRTGPGRATASVALVLDPARRGVRCAVGAVAAMPLRPLEAEEWVASLIDWDGERGLVPEALTAFGDYVAAACIPDPAPPEDGSEPATLPPAALHLRRTVAALARRALGRALS from the coding sequence TTGACCACGCACGCACCGCACGCGTCGCACACGGTGACGTTGCCGGCCTCGCTCGACGAGGCGGTGGCGGCGCTGACGGCCATGCCTGCCGCCGTGCCCGTCGCGGGCGGCACCGATCTCATGGCGGCGGTCAACGCCGGACTCCTCAGACCCGCGGCCCTGGTGGGCCTCGGCCGCATCAGCGAGATCCGCGGCTGGCAGTACCTGGACGGCCATGCGCTGCTCGGTGCCGGCCTCACCCTCGCCCGTATGGGACGCCCCGACTTCGCCGCCCTGATCCCCGGGCTGGCCGCCGCCGCCCGCGCGGCCGGTCCGCCGCAGGTCCGCAACGCCGGCACCCTCGGCGGCAACATCGTGACCTCCGCCCCCACGGGCGACACCCTCCCGGTGCTCGCCGCCCTGGAAGCCACGGTGATCATCGCCGGCCCCGGGGGCAGCCGCCGCGAGATCCCGGTCAGCCACCTCCTGGCCGGCCGGGAGATGCTGAGCCCCGGCGAACTCGTCGGCTTCGTACGGGTGCCGCTGCTGCACGCCCCGCAGACGTTCCTGAAGGCGACCGGCCGCACCGGCCCCGGCCGTGCCACCGCCTCGGTGGCACTCGTCCTGGACCCGGCCAGGCGCGGTGTGCGCTGCGCGGTGGGCGCGGTCGCCGCCATGCCGCTGCGCCCCCTGGAGGCCGAGGAGTGGGTGGCCTCGCTCATCGACTGGGACGGCGAACGCGGCCTGGTGCCCGAGGCGCTGACGGCCTTCGGTGACTATGTCGCGGCCGCCTGCATCCCGGACCCGGCACCGCCCGAGGACGGTTCGGAACCGGCCACCCTGCCGCCGGCCGCACTGCACCTGCGCCGTACGGTGGCAGCGTTGGCCCGCCGCGCACTTGGGAGGGCGCTCTCATGA
- a CDS encoding beta-N-acetylhexosaminidase, producing the protein MPETDPTPTAPGGGLVPAPLSIDGPYRSAVRLGEDTVLAAEPGTEDTARWLRATLGAAFGLPLPPGSGKATDALALALDPSLPPEGYRLAADARWGVRITGGGPAGVFWGAQTLRQLLGPQAFRRAPLAPERAAVLPQQTVDDGPRFAWRGMLLDVARHFLPKDGVLRYLDLLAAHKLNVLHLHLTDDQGWRIEIRRYPKLTEVGAWRERTKLGHRASPLWDERPHGGYYTQDDIREIVAYAAQRHITVVPEIDIPGHSQAAIAAYPELGNTDVIDTTSLKVWDTWGVNPNVLAPADNTLRFYEHVLEEVLGLFPSTFVHIGGDECPKDQWRASATAQARIAELSPAGEDELQSWFIRHFDRWLADRGRRLIGWDEILEGGLAEGAAVSSWRGYAGGIAAAKSGHDVVMCPEQQVYLDHRQDPSPDEPVPIGFVRTLEDVYRFEPVPPELTADQAAHVLGTQANVWTEAMDSQQRLDYQVFPRLAAFAEVAWSRLPAPADRDYQDFTRRMAAHYTRLDALGVDYRPPGGPLPWQKRPGVLGRPIDGAPPNV; encoded by the coding sequence ATGCCCGAGACGGACCCCACCCCCACGGCACCGGGCGGCGGCCTGGTCCCGGCGCCGCTGAGCATCGACGGGCCCTACCGCAGCGCCGTCCGCCTGGGCGAGGACACCGTGTTGGCGGCCGAACCCGGCACCGAGGACACCGCGCGCTGGCTGCGCGCCACCCTGGGCGCGGCCTTCGGCCTGCCGCTGCCGCCCGGCTCCGGCAAGGCGACGGACGCCCTCGCCCTGGCCCTCGACCCTTCCCTGCCCCCGGAGGGCTACCGGCTGGCGGCCGACGCCCGTTGGGGCGTACGGATCACCGGCGGCGGCCCGGCCGGAGTCTTCTGGGGAGCGCAGACGCTGCGGCAGCTGCTCGGCCCGCAGGCCTTCCGCCGGGCGCCGCTCGCGCCGGAGCGCGCGGCCGTCCTGCCGCAGCAGACCGTCGACGACGGCCCCCGCTTCGCCTGGCGCGGCATGCTGCTCGACGTCGCCCGGCACTTCCTGCCCAAGGACGGAGTGCTGCGCTACCTCGATCTGCTCGCCGCCCACAAGCTCAACGTCCTGCACCTCCACCTCACCGACGACCAGGGCTGGCGGATCGAGATCAGGCGCTACCCGAAGCTGACCGAGGTCGGCGCCTGGCGGGAGCGCACCAAACTCGGCCACCGGGCCTCCCCGTTGTGGGACGAGCGCCCGCACGGCGGCTACTACACCCAGGACGACATCCGCGAGATCGTCGCCTATGCCGCCCAGCGGCATATCACCGTCGTGCCCGAGATCGACATCCCCGGACACTCGCAGGCCGCCATCGCCGCGTACCCCGAACTCGGCAACACCGACGTCATCGACACCACCTCCCTGAAGGTCTGGGACACCTGGGGCGTCAACCCCAACGTACTGGCGCCCGCTGACAACACCCTGCGGTTCTACGAGCACGTCCTGGAGGAGGTCCTCGGCCTCTTCCCCTCGACGTTCGTGCACATCGGCGGCGACGAGTGCCCCAAGGACCAGTGGCGGGCCTCCGCCACCGCCCAGGCGCGGATCGCCGAACTGTCGCCGGCCGGCGAGGACGAACTGCAGAGCTGGTTCATCCGGCACTTCGACCGCTGGCTCGCCGACCGCGGCCGCCGGCTGATCGGCTGGGACGAAATCCTGGAGGGCGGACTGGCCGAGGGAGCCGCCGTCTCCTCCTGGCGCGGCTACGCGGGCGGTATCGCAGCCGCGAAATCCGGCCATGACGTCGTCATGTGCCCCGAACAGCAGGTGTATTTGGACCACCGTCAAGACCCCTCCCCGGACGAGCCGGTGCCGATCGGCTTCGTACGGACCCTGGAGGACGTCTACCGCTTCGAGCCGGTACCACCGGAGCTCACGGCCGATCAGGCCGCGCATGTCCTGGGCACCCAGGCCAACGTCTGGACCGAGGCCATGGACAGTCAGCAGCGCCTCGACTACCAGGTCTTTCCGCGGCTGGCGGCCTTCGCCGAGGTCGCCTGGTCACGGCTGCCCGCCCCGGCCGACCGCGACTACCAGGACTTCACCCGGCGCATGGCTGCCCACTACACCCGCCTCGACGCCCTCGGCGTCGATTACCGCCCGCCCGGCGGCCCCCTCCCTTGGCAGAAACGCCCCGGGGTGCTCGGACGCCCGATCGACGGGGCGCCCCCAAACGTGTGA
- a CDS encoding DUF3039 domain-containing protein, producing the protein MSTLEPERGAGTGTLVEPTPQVSHGDGDHERFAHYVQKDKIMASALDGTPVVALCGKVWVPGRDPKKYPVCPMCKEIFESMGAGGDKDKGGKDGGKK; encoded by the coding sequence ATGAGCACTCTTGAGCCCGAGCGCGGGGCAGGTACGGGGACCCTCGTAGAGCCGACACCACAGGTGTCGCACGGCGACGGCGACCACGAGCGCTTCGCCCACTATGTCCAGAAAGACAAGATCATGGCGAGCGCGCTCGACGGCACCCCCGTCGTGGCGCTGTGCGGCAAGGTCTGGGTCCCGGGTCGTGACCCGAAGAAGTACCCGGTCTGCCCCATGTGCAAGGAGATCTTCGAGTCCATGGGCGCCGGTGGCGACAAGGACAAGGGCGGCAAGGACGGCGGCAAGAAGTAA